A genomic window from Lotus japonicus ecotype B-129 chromosome 1, LjGifu_v1.2 includes:
- the LOC130738772 gene encoding uncharacterized protein LOC130738772 has product MAWFTTLPRGSITNFRDFSSKFLVQFSASKTKQVTIEDLYNVRQSEGETLKQYVKRFSAASVKIEESEPHACARAFKNGLQPGKLNSKLSRKPARSMAKIQTRANTYILDEEDDAFKRRRAKKEKDGEPGDALPEVKRNKERGEGSRKRDRKLRIGEKATKEPLYPKRENFERRRSWHQADPRRREESGKSLNAHLTELLREVKVTHAVEEGEKEADPPRVVLDKTKWCEYHRSAGHDTGDCFTLKNEIERLIRAGRSQMNDRGDRWNGERQQGNRYKGGRQQDDRRREPPVGTINTIAGGFGGGGDTASARRRHVRTVISVQQYETPFGFRHPDIVISSADFEGIRTHKDDHVVVMIRINSFNVRRVLLDQGSSADIIYGDVFDQLGLTDKDLMPYTGTLVVASNNVIIGRNTLNRLCALISTAHMAVKYPLISGKVGKIVVDQRRARECYNNYLSFYGKKRAGEGHRCHEVEVIQGNQGRPGGLKQEVDRKIARSRSNAGQVGVDGRTGKDGQFTNAQAEERWANVIADLEAYKFNRGVLAIEPRLTVN; this is encoded by the exons ATGGCGTGGTTTACCACGCTACCCCGAGGATCCATCACTAATTTCCGtgacttctcatcaaaattcctcgTCCAGTTTTCCGCCAGTAAAACCAAGCAGGTGACAATTGAGGATCTCTACAATGTCCGCCAATCCGAGGGCGAGACTCTGAAGCAGTATGTAAAACGATTCAGCGCAGCATCAGTCAAAATTGAGGAGTCAGAGCCGCATGCCTGTGCGCGTGCCTTTAAGAACGGGTTGCAGCCGGGGAAGCTAAACAGCAAGTTGAGCCGCAAGCCGGCTCGGTCCATGGCGAAGATCCAGACGCGAGCAAACACCTACATCCTGGACGAGGAAGATGATGCTTTCAAGCGAAGGCGCGCGAAAAAGGAGAAGGACGGCGAACCAGGGGACGCTTTGCCGGAAGTTAAGCGGAATAAGGAGAGGGGAGAGGGCAGCAGAAAGCGAGACAGGAAGCTGAGGATAGGGGAAAAAGCTACGAAGGAGCCATTGTACCCTAAGAGAGAAAATTTTGAGCGCCGCAGATCGTGGCATCAAGCCGACCCTCGCCGGCGAGAGGAGTCAGGTAAGAGTCTTAACGCACATCTGACGGAGTTGCTTCGAGAGGTCAAGGTAACTCACGCGGTTGAGGAAGGCGAGAAAGAGGCCGACCCGCCCCGAGTTGTGTTGGATAAAAcaaagtggtgcgagtaccaccgcTCGGCAGGTCACGACACGGGAGATTGCTTTACCCTGAAGAACGAGATCGAGAGGCTCATTCGAGCGGGACGATCGCAGATGAACGACCGTGGCGATCGGTGGAATGGAGAGCGGCAGCAAGGGAACCGGTACAAAGGTGGCCGTCAGCAGGATGACCGAAGGCGGGAGCCGCCAGTTGGGACAATAAACACAATCGCGGGTGGCTTCGGCGGGGGCGGAGATACAGCGTCGGCGAGGCGAAGACACGTGAGAACAGTGATATCAGTGCAACAGTACGAAACTCCATTCGGTTTCCGGCATCCAGATATTGTGATATCGTCGGCGGATTTTGAAGGGATCAGGACACACAAAGACGATCATGTGGTTGTGATGATAAGGATCAACAGTTTTAACGTGCGGCGGGTTCTTTTGGACCAAGGGAGCTCCGCTGACATCATTTATGGGGATGTTTTTGATCAATTAGGATTGACGGACAAAGATTTGATGCCCTATACAGGAACATTG GTTGTGGCATCCAacaacgtcatcattggaaGGAACACACTCAATCGCCTTTGTGCACTAATCTCGACGGCACACATGGCGGTGAAATATCCGCTGAtaagtggaaaggtgggaaagatTGTAGTTGATCAAAGGAGGGCGAGGGAATGTTACAACAACTATCTCAGCTTTTATGGAAAGAAACGAGCTGGCGAGGGACACAGGTGTCATGAGGTTGAGGTCATCCAAGGTAATCAGGGCAGGCCGGGGGGATTGAAGCAGGAAGTTGACAGGAAGATAGCAAGATCAAGGAGCAATGCAGGACAGGTCGGGGTAGATGGCAGAACGGGTAAGGATGGACAGTTCACGAATGCTCAAGCAGAGGAGCGTTGGGCAAATGTGATCGCAGACTTAGAAGCGTATAAATTCAACAGGGGGGTGTTggcgatcgagcccaggctcacggTTAATTAG